A portion of the Propionispora vibrioides genome contains these proteins:
- the speD gene encoding adenosylmethionine decarboxylase produces MKLIGKHVTIDMYGCNFDKLNNMDFIRDTIYSAVTEANMTVIGFTSHRFEPQGLSMMALLARGHMSVHSYPDLGYAAIDIMTCEEQSSPNNAIAVLRERLKPEKTRTTHIKRGDFGSERDMKPKVKVSITPLRRVRDTGAKVLRLLSRPK; encoded by the coding sequence GTGAAATTAATTGGCAAGCACGTAACCATTGATATGTATGGTTGCAATTTTGATAAGCTAAACAACATGGATTTCATTAGAGACACCATATATAGTGCCGTTACCGAGGCCAATATGACCGTGATCGGTTTTACTTCCCATAGATTCGAGCCGCAGGGTCTGTCGATGATGGCCCTGCTCGCCAGAGGCCATATGAGTGTTCATAGCTATCCTGATCTGGGCTATGCCGCGATTGATATTATGACCTGCGAAGAGCAGAGCAGCCCCAATAACGCAATTGCCGTGTTGAGAGAACGGCTTAAACCGGAAAAAACGAGAACTACCCATATAAAGCGGGGAGATTTTGGTTCAGAACGCGATATGAAACCCAAAGTAAAAGTCAGTATTACCCCGTTGCGCCGCGTACGTGATACAGGAGCTAAAGTATTGCGGTTGCTGTCGCGGCCTAAATAA
- a CDS encoding nitronate monooxygenase: MTNTITALLGIKYPIIQGGMAWVSEHRLAAAVSNAGGAGIIATGGRDAAWVREQIRLAKTLTDKAFGVNVQLMAPNKEEIIDIVCEEKVAFVTLGAGNPVPFFEKLKQAGVKIIPVVPNVKLALRVQEKGADAIVIEGMEAGGHIGVLTTMALMTQVLPLVKLPAIVAGGFADGRGLATALLMGAAGVQMGTRFLVSEECAVHANVKQKLIDAIDTDTVVTGLTMGHAVRGVKNPFTDKFLALEYGGGASKEELEKLAAGTNRKAAIDGDVVNGMVQAGQSLLPLKKVEPVKTIIEDIVTQARQVLADAAKIKL, translated from the coding sequence ATGACCAATACAATAACAGCGTTGTTAGGTATTAAATATCCCATTATTCAGGGGGGAATGGCCTGGGTTTCGGAACACCGTTTGGCGGCGGCCGTTTCTAATGCCGGTGGTGCCGGTATTATTGCTACCGGCGGCCGGGATGCGGCCTGGGTCCGGGAGCAGATTCGTCTGGCCAAGACTTTGACTGACAAAGCCTTTGGGGTTAATGTGCAGCTTATGGCTCCTAATAAAGAAGAAATCATTGATATCGTTTGTGAAGAAAAAGTGGCTTTTGTTACCTTGGGGGCAGGCAATCCGGTTCCTTTCTTTGAGAAGTTAAAACAGGCAGGAGTTAAGATTATTCCGGTCGTGCCTAATGTTAAGCTGGCTTTACGGGTCCAGGAGAAAGGTGCCGATGCGATTGTTATCGAAGGCATGGAAGCTGGCGGTCATATTGGTGTGCTGACCACAATGGCACTGATGACGCAGGTCCTGCCCTTAGTTAAACTTCCGGCTATTGTAGCCGGCGGCTTTGCTGATGGACGTGGTTTGGCAACGGCTTTGCTGATGGGGGCTGCCGGTGTGCAGATGGGAACCCGGTTTCTGGTTTCGGAAGAGTGTGCTGTCCATGCCAACGTAAAACAAAAGTTAATTGATGCAATTGATACCGATACAGTCGTAACCGGGTTGACGATGGGCCATGCTGTCCGGGGCGTTAAGAATCCGTTTACCGATAAGTTCCTGGCCCTGGAATATGGCGGCGGTGCCTCCAAGGAAGAACTGGAAAAGCTAGCGGCCGGAACTAACCGGAAGGCTGCTATCGATGGCGACGTAGTAAATGGCATGGTGCAGGCCGGCCAAAGTCTGTTGCCGTTAAAAAAGGTTGAGCCGGTGAAGACGATTATAGAAGATATTGTTACGCAGGCTCGCCAGGTTCTGGCCGATGCTGCTAAGATTAAACTATAA
- a CDS encoding class I SAM-dependent rRNA methyltransferase — translation MRKIETMQVTTSVFLRKGAQHRVESGHPWVYQSELDYIDGEFEPGDIVDVYNFRQKFIGRGYINPRSQIIVRLLSREQEPIDREFFKKRIQTAWKYRQTFISEPEYCRLVYGEADFLPALIVDKFGPYMVIQTLALGIDVHKDTIVSVLDELFQPEGIYERNDVPVRRLEGLPEVKGYLKGDFPTEIKVLENGIPFYADIKEGQKTGFFYDQRENRVFLKPFIRDAEVLDCFCHTGSFAVHAALYGAKKITSIDISAEAIELAKKNAELNGVAAVCDFQVANAFDALRSMAEEQRQFDVVILDPPAFTKSRHALEGAARGYKEINLRGLKMVRPGGFLVTCSCSFHMGRDLFQAIVADAARDAKRVIRQVEYRTQAKDHPILPSAAETEYLKFLVVQVF, via the coding sequence ATGAGGAAAATAGAAACGATGCAGGTTACTACGAGCGTATTTTTGCGAAAGGGTGCGCAACACAGGGTGGAAAGTGGTCACCCGTGGGTGTACCAAAGTGAGCTTGACTATATTGATGGTGAATTTGAGCCGGGCGATATTGTTGATGTTTATAATTTCCGACAAAAGTTTATTGGTCGCGGCTATATCAATCCCCGGTCTCAGATTATTGTCCGGCTTCTCAGCCGGGAGCAGGAACCGATTGACCGGGAATTTTTCAAAAAACGTATTCAGACGGCCTGGAAATACCGGCAGACTTTTATCAGCGAGCCGGAATATTGCCGCTTAGTGTATGGTGAGGCTGATTTCCTGCCGGCGCTTATTGTCGATAAATTTGGTCCCTATATGGTTATCCAGACGCTGGCCTTAGGTATTGATGTACATAAAGATACGATTGTCTCGGTGCTGGATGAGCTGTTTCAGCCGGAGGGAATTTATGAACGTAATGATGTGCCGGTTCGCCGGTTGGAAGGGCTGCCGGAGGTAAAGGGCTATTTAAAAGGCGACTTTCCGACAGAGATTAAAGTACTGGAAAATGGCATACCCTTTTATGCCGATATTAAAGAAGGGCAGAAAACGGGATTTTTTTATGACCAACGGGAAAACCGGGTGTTTTTAAAGCCGTTTATCCGCGATGCGGAGGTTCTCGACTGCTTCTGTCATACTGGTTCGTTTGCTGTTCATGCCGCTTTGTATGGGGCGAAGAAGATTACCTCGATTGATATATCGGCCGAGGCTATTGAATTGGCTAAGAAAAATGCTGAACTAAACGGAGTGGCAGCGGTTTGCGATTTTCAGGTGGCTAATGCTTTTGACGCGCTGCGGTCTATGGCGGAGGAACAGCGGCAATTTGATGTAGTTATTCTGGATCCGCCGGCCTTTACTAAAAGCCGTCATGCGTTGGAAGGCGCGGCACGGGGCTATAAAGAGATTAATTTGCGGGGATTAAAGATGGTGCGCCCCGGTGGCTTCCTGGTTACCTGTTCCTGCTCGTTCCATATGGGCCGCGATCTTTTCCAGGCGATTGTGGCCGATGCGGCCAGGGATGCCAAACGTGTCATACGCCAGGTCGAATACCGGACGCAGGCGAAGGATCATCCGATATTACCGTCAGCGGCGGAAACGGAATATCTGAAATTCTTAGTTGTTCAGGTTTTTTAA
- a CDS encoding CtsR family transcriptional regulator → MSNLADIIEQFILRRLSAENSDIVILKRNELADEIECAPSQISYVLSTRFTTEKGFIVESRRGLGGFIRIARLVAPATLYEKVAAEIDEDTPLDDILAIVEYWQSHNLLSAREAALITQYCAMLYDFVVPDRRVPLLRMIFITLGNH, encoded by the coding sequence TTGAGCAATTTGGCTGATATCATTGAGCAATTTATTTTGCGCCGCTTATCGGCAGAAAACAGTGATATTGTGATTTTGAAACGTAACGAACTTGCTGATGAAATAGAATGTGCCCCCTCGCAGATCAGTTATGTACTGAGTACGCGTTTCACCACGGAAAAGGGGTTTATCGTCGAATCGCGGCGGGGTCTGGGTGGCTTTATCCGTATTGCCCGGCTTGTCGCTCCGGCCACGCTTTATGAAAAGGTAGCTGCTGAAATTGATGAGGATACGCCGCTGGACGATATTCTGGCGATTGTGGAATATTGGCAGTCCCACAATCTGTTAAGCGCTAGGGAGGCGGCCCTGATTACACAGTACTGTGCTATGCTGTACGATTTTGTCGTGCCGGATCGGCGGGTTCCGTTATTACGGATGATCTTTATAACACTAGGGAACCACTGA
- a CDS encoding UvrB/UvrC motif-containing protein, with protein sequence MLCDNCKKRSATVHITKIINNSKVESHLCNECAQESGEMSLAGFSVDNKFSVQDFLKGMFNYGFVEAPQAKSEIACSNCGMTYSEFSRSGKIGCSVCYSIFGERLEPLLRRIHGSSAHTGKVPRRTGGLLETKQRLKRLKQELERHISREEYELAAKVRDEVRSIEKIISDQSKEQE encoded by the coding sequence ATGTTATGTGATAACTGCAAAAAGCGCTCGGCAACGGTACACATTACTAAAATCATTAATAACAGCAAGGTAGAAAGCCACTTATGCAATGAATGTGCCCAGGAATCGGGCGAAATGAGCCTGGCTGGCTTTTCGGTAGATAATAAGTTTTCGGTTCAGGATTTTCTGAAGGGAATGTTTAATTATGGCTTTGTCGAGGCGCCACAGGCTAAGAGCGAGATAGCCTGCAGCAATTGCGGCATGACCTACAGTGAATTCAGCCGTAGCGGGAAAATCGGCTGCAGTGTTTGCTATTCGATCTTTGGCGAAAGACTGGAACCCCTACTCAGGCGCATTCATGGGTCCAGTGCTCACACCGGAAAGGTGCCGCGACGGACGGGCGGCCTCTTGGAAACCAAACAGCGGCTAAAACGCCTGAAGCAGGAACTGGAACGGCACATCAGCCGTGAGGAATATGAACTGGCGGCCAAAGTGCGCGATGAAGTGAGAAGCATTGAAAAGATCATTAGTGATCAGAGCAAAGAGCAGGAATAG